A DNA window from Gigantopelta aegis isolate Gae_Host chromosome 4, Gae_host_genome, whole genome shotgun sequence contains the following coding sequences:
- the LOC121371502 gene encoding delta(14)-sterol reductase TM7SF2-like isoform X1: MFGFLYDYPSKATCSKKMSEKSYHVLKTTKMEFGGTCGVAAMIVSLPLTVYTINLACDKESCSITRLPKFPSFSYFFDVEATYIFFGWLAFQVVLSLLPIGEVVPGQPLKSGKTLIYRCNGFHALLISSAAFGLAVYCDVPLTIVYDKFYQILTAALVYSVFLSIALYFKSTLVANYKLAPGGNTGSIIYDFFMGHELNPRIGSLDLKFFCELRPGLIGWVMLNFVFVLKAYQETGTFPPALTMVTAFQTLYVADGLYFESAILTTMDIMHDGFGYMLIFGDLVWVPFLYCLQTRYLLEHPTELTWYTMCGIVALNFVGYYIFRSSNSEKNEFRKNPHDPKFANYETIPTVSGKKLLVSGWWGMVRKPNYLGDLCMALAWSLPCGLNALTYFYPIYFLILLVHRERRDGNECKKKYGSSWDRYCQRVKYRIFPHLY; the protein is encoded by the exons atgtttgggtttttgtatGATTATCCttca AAAGCAACTTGCTCAAAGAAGATGTCTGAAAAATCTTATCacgtattaaaaacaacaaaaatggaaTTTGGCGGAACTTGTGGCGTAGCTGCCATGATTGTTTCCCTGCCTTTGACTGTTTACACCATCAACCTTGCCTGTGATAAA GAAAGCTGTTCGATTACAAGATTGCCAAAGTTTCCTAGCTTTtcatatttctttgatgtggaAGCCACTTACATATTTTTTGGATGGTTGGCATTTCAAGTGGTTCTTAGTTTGCTTCCAATTGGTGAGGTTGTTCCTGGACAACCACTGAAATCGGGGAAAACACTGATATATAGATGTAATG GTTTTCATGCCTTGTTGATCAGCTCTGCAGCCTTTGGTTTGGCAGTCTACTGTGATGTTCCACTGACCATCGTTTACGACAAGTTCTACCAAATACTAACAGCAGCCTTGGTGTACTCTGTGTTCCTGAGTATAGCATTATACTTCAAATCAACATTGGTTGCAAACTACAAGCTGGCCCCTGGTGGAAACACAG gaagcATTATTTATGACTTTTTCATGGGGCATGAATTAAATCCACGAATTGGAAGCTTAGATTTGAAGTTTTTCTGTGAGCTACGTCCAGGTTTGATTGGATGGGTTATGCTGAATTTCGTCTTTGTTCTGAAAGCATATCAAGAAACTGGAACATTTCCTCCAGCACTTACCATGGTTACAGCATTTCAGACATTATACGTGGCTGATGGTCTCTATTTTGAG AGTGCCATTCTGACAACAATGGATATTATGCATGATGGCTTTGGATACATGTTAATATTTGGTGATCTGGTGTGGGTACCTTTCTTGTACTGCCTACAGACCCGCTATCTACTGGAGCACCCTACAGAGTTAACGTGGTATACAATGTGTGGCATTGTTGCACTCAACT TTGTAGGATATTACATCTTTAGATCTTCAAATTCTGAAAAGAACGAGTTTAGAAAGAATCCACATGATCCTAAGTTTGCTA ATTACGAGACGATTCCAACAGTGTCTGGCAAGAAGCTGCTTGTGTCTGGTTGGTGGGGAATGGTTAGAAAACCCAACTACCTGGGTGACCTGTGCATGGCTCTGGCCTGGTCTTTGCCTTGTG gattAAATGCACTGACCTACTTCTATCCAATCTACTTCCTGATCTTGTTAGTGCATCGAGAAAGACGGGATGGTAATGAATGCAAGAAGAAGTATGGATCCAGTTGGGATCGCTACTGTCAACGTGTTAAATACAGGATCTTTCCTCACTTGTATTGA
- the LOC121371502 gene encoding delta(14)-sterol reductase LBR-like isoform X2 — protein sequence MSEKSYHVLKTTKMEFGGTCGVAAMIVSLPLTVYTINLACDKESCSITRLPKFPSFSYFFDVEATYIFFGWLAFQVVLSLLPIGEVVPGQPLKSGKTLIYRCNGFHALLISSAAFGLAVYCDVPLTIVYDKFYQILTAALVYSVFLSIALYFKSTLVANYKLAPGGNTGSIIYDFFMGHELNPRIGSLDLKFFCELRPGLIGWVMLNFVFVLKAYQETGTFPPALTMVTAFQTLYVADGLYFESAILTTMDIMHDGFGYMLIFGDLVWVPFLYCLQTRYLLEHPTELTWYTMCGIVALNFVGYYIFRSSNSEKNEFRKNPHDPKFANYETIPTVSGKKLLVSGWWGMVRKPNYLGDLCMALAWSLPCGLNALTYFYPIYFLILLVHRERRDGNECKKKYGSSWDRYCQRVKYRIFPHLY from the exons ATGTCTGAAAAATCTTATCacgtattaaaaacaacaaaaatggaaTTTGGCGGAACTTGTGGCGTAGCTGCCATGATTGTTTCCCTGCCTTTGACTGTTTACACCATCAACCTTGCCTGTGATAAA GAAAGCTGTTCGATTACAAGATTGCCAAAGTTTCCTAGCTTTtcatatttctttgatgtggaAGCCACTTACATATTTTTTGGATGGTTGGCATTTCAAGTGGTTCTTAGTTTGCTTCCAATTGGTGAGGTTGTTCCTGGACAACCACTGAAATCGGGGAAAACACTGATATATAGATGTAATG GTTTTCATGCCTTGTTGATCAGCTCTGCAGCCTTTGGTTTGGCAGTCTACTGTGATGTTCCACTGACCATCGTTTACGACAAGTTCTACCAAATACTAACAGCAGCCTTGGTGTACTCTGTGTTCCTGAGTATAGCATTATACTTCAAATCAACATTGGTTGCAAACTACAAGCTGGCCCCTGGTGGAAACACAG gaagcATTATTTATGACTTTTTCATGGGGCATGAATTAAATCCACGAATTGGAAGCTTAGATTTGAAGTTTTTCTGTGAGCTACGTCCAGGTTTGATTGGATGGGTTATGCTGAATTTCGTCTTTGTTCTGAAAGCATATCAAGAAACTGGAACATTTCCTCCAGCACTTACCATGGTTACAGCATTTCAGACATTATACGTGGCTGATGGTCTCTATTTTGAG AGTGCCATTCTGACAACAATGGATATTATGCATGATGGCTTTGGATACATGTTAATATTTGGTGATCTGGTGTGGGTACCTTTCTTGTACTGCCTACAGACCCGCTATCTACTGGAGCACCCTACAGAGTTAACGTGGTATACAATGTGTGGCATTGTTGCACTCAACT TTGTAGGATATTACATCTTTAGATCTTCAAATTCTGAAAAGAACGAGTTTAGAAAGAATCCACATGATCCTAAGTTTGCTA ATTACGAGACGATTCCAACAGTGTCTGGCAAGAAGCTGCTTGTGTCTGGTTGGTGGGGAATGGTTAGAAAACCCAACTACCTGGGTGACCTGTGCATGGCTCTGGCCTGGTCTTTGCCTTGTG gattAAATGCACTGACCTACTTCTATCCAATCTACTTCCTGATCTTGTTAGTGCATCGAGAAAGACGGGATGGTAATGAATGCAAGAAGAAGTATGGATCCAGTTGGGATCGCTACTGTCAACGTGTTAAATACAGGATCTTTCCTCACTTGTATTGA
- the LOC121371503 gene encoding delta(14)-sterol reductase LBR-like isoform X1, producing the protein MKSEKSFQRYKTTKMEFGGTPGVTALIFMLPIIVYTINLACGKESCSITRLPKFPSFSYFFDMEATCIFFGWLAFQVVLSLLPVGQVIPGQLLNSGKRLMYRCNAFHALLISSAAFGLAVYCDVPLTIVYDKFYQILTAALVYSVFLSIALYFKSTLTADYNLAPGGNTGSIIYDFFVGHELNPRIGSLDLKIFFELRPGLIGWIMLNFVFVLKAYQDTGTLPPALAMVTAFQTLYIADILYFESHFLTTMDIMHDGFGYMLAFGDLVWVPFLYCLQTRYLLEHPRDLTWYAMCGIALLNFVGYYIFRSSNSEKNEFRKNPHDPKFDNYETIPTASGKKLLVSGWWGMVRKPNYLGDLCMALAWSLPCGLNAIPYFYPVYFLIFLVHRERRDSIECYKKYGSSWDRYCQRVKYKIFPYIY; encoded by the exons ATGAAGTCTGAGAAATCTTTTCaaagatataaaacaacaaaaatggaaTTTGGAGGAACTCCTGGTGTAACTGCCCTGATTTTCATGCTACCCATAATTGTTTACACCATCAACCTTGCCTGTGGTAAA GAAAGCTGTTCGATTACAAGGTTGCCAAAGTTTCCTAGCTTTTCATATTTCTTTGATATGGAAGCCACTTGCATCTTTTTTGGATGGTTGGCATTTCAAGTGGTTCTTAGTTTGCTTCCTGTTGGTCAAGTTATTCCTGGACAGTTGCTGAATTCTGGAAAAAGACTGATGTATAGATGTAATG CTTTTCATGCCTTGTTGATCAGCTCTGCAGCCTTTGGTTTGGCAGTCTACTGTGATGTTCCACTGACCATCGTTTACGACAAGTTCTACCAAATACTAACAGCAGCCTTGGTGTACTCTGTGTTCCTGAGTATAGCATTATACTTCAAATCAACATTAACTGCAGACTACAATTTGGCACCTGGTGGAAACACAG GGAGCATCATTTATGACTTCTTCGTGGGACATGAATTAAATCCTCGAATTGGAAGCTTAGATTTGAAGATTTTCTTCGAGTTGCGTCCAGGCTTGATCGGGTGGATTATGCTGAATTTCGTTTTTGTTCTGAAGGCGTATCAAGACACTGGTACACTACCTCCAGCACTCGCTATGGTTACAGCCTTTCAGACATTGTATATAGCTGACATTCTCTATTTCGAG AGTCATTTTCTAACAACGATGGATATTATGCATGATGGCTTTGGATACATGTtagcatttggcgacctggtgTGGGTACCTTTCTTGTACTGCCTGCAGACTCGCTATTTACTGGAGCACCCCAGAGACTTAACGTGGTATGCAATGTGTGGCATTGCTCTGCTTAACT TTGTAGGATATTACATCTTTAGATCTTCAAATTCTGAAAAGAATGAGTTCAGAAAGAATCCACATGATCCTAAGTTTGATA ATTACGAGACGATTCCAACAGCCTCTGGCAAGAAGCTACTTGTGTCTGGTTGGTGGGGAATGGTTAGAAAACCCAACTACCTGGGTGACCTGTGCATGGCTCTGGCCTGGTCTTTGCCTTGTG GTCTGAATGCTATACCTTACTTTTATCCAGTCTACTTTCTGATTTTTTTGGTGCACCGAGAGAGACGAGATAGTATTGAATGCTACAAGAAATATGGATCCAGTTGGGATCGCTATTGTCAGCGTGTCAAATACAAGATCTTTCCTTACATATACTGA
- the LOC121371503 gene encoding delta(14)-sterol reductase LBR-like isoform X3 — protein MKSEKSFQRYKTTKMEFGGTPGVTALIFMLPIIVYTINLACGKESCSITRLPKFPSFSYFFDMEATCIFFGWLAFQVVLSLLPVGQVIPGQLLNSGKRLMYRCNGSIIYDFFVGHELNPRIGSLDLKIFFELRPGLIGWIMLNFVFVLKAYQDTGTLPPALAMVTAFQTLYIADILYFESHFLTTMDIMHDGFGYMLAFGDLVWVPFLYCLQTRYLLEHPRDLTWYAMCGIALLNFVGYYIFRSSNSEKNEFRKNPHDPKFDNYETIPTASGKKLLVSGWWGMVRKPNYLGDLCMALAWSLPCGLNAIPYFYPVYFLIFLVHRERRDSIECYKKYGSSWDRYCQRVKYKIFPYIY, from the exons ATGAAGTCTGAGAAATCTTTTCaaagatataaaacaacaaaaatggaaTTTGGAGGAACTCCTGGTGTAACTGCCCTGATTTTCATGCTACCCATAATTGTTTACACCATCAACCTTGCCTGTGGTAAA GAAAGCTGTTCGATTACAAGGTTGCCAAAGTTTCCTAGCTTTTCATATTTCTTTGATATGGAAGCCACTTGCATCTTTTTTGGATGGTTGGCATTTCAAGTGGTTCTTAGTTTGCTTCCTGTTGGTCAAGTTATTCCTGGACAGTTGCTGAATTCTGGAAAAAGACTGATGTATAGATGTAATG GGAGCATCATTTATGACTTCTTCGTGGGACATGAATTAAATCCTCGAATTGGAAGCTTAGATTTGAAGATTTTCTTCGAGTTGCGTCCAGGCTTGATCGGGTGGATTATGCTGAATTTCGTTTTTGTTCTGAAGGCGTATCAAGACACTGGTACACTACCTCCAGCACTCGCTATGGTTACAGCCTTTCAGACATTGTATATAGCTGACATTCTCTATTTCGAG AGTCATTTTCTAACAACGATGGATATTATGCATGATGGCTTTGGATACATGTtagcatttggcgacctggtgTGGGTACCTTTCTTGTACTGCCTGCAGACTCGCTATTTACTGGAGCACCCCAGAGACTTAACGTGGTATGCAATGTGTGGCATTGCTCTGCTTAACT TTGTAGGATATTACATCTTTAGATCTTCAAATTCTGAAAAGAATGAGTTCAGAAAGAATCCACATGATCCTAAGTTTGATA ATTACGAGACGATTCCAACAGCCTCTGGCAAGAAGCTACTTGTGTCTGGTTGGTGGGGAATGGTTAGAAAACCCAACTACCTGGGTGACCTGTGCATGGCTCTGGCCTGGTCTTTGCCTTGTG GTCTGAATGCTATACCTTACTTTTATCCAGTCTACTTTCTGATTTTTTTGGTGCACCGAGAGAGACGAGATAGTATTGAATGCTACAAGAAATATGGATCCAGTTGGGATCGCTATTGTCAGCGTGTCAAATACAAGATCTTTCCTTACATATACTGA
- the LOC121371503 gene encoding delta(14)-sterol reductase LBR-like isoform X2, which yields MEATCIFFGWLAFQVVLSLLPVGQVIPGQLLNSGKRLMYRCNAFHALLISSAAFGLAVYCDVPLTIVYDKFYQILTAALVYSVFLSIALYFKSTLTADYNLAPGGNTGSIIYDFFVGHELNPRIGSLDLKIFFELRPGLIGWIMLNFVFVLKAYQDTGTLPPALAMVTAFQTLYIADILYFESHFLTTMDIMHDGFGYMLAFGDLVWVPFLYCLQTRYLLEHPRDLTWYAMCGIALLNFVGYYIFRSSNSEKNEFRKNPHDPKFDNYETIPTASGKKLLVSGWWGMVRKPNYLGDLCMALAWSLPCGLNAIPYFYPVYFLIFLVHRERRDSIECYKKYGSSWDRYCQRVKYKIFPYIY from the exons ATGGAAGCCACTTGCATCTTTTTTGGATGGTTGGCATTTCAAGTGGTTCTTAGTTTGCTTCCTGTTGGTCAAGTTATTCCTGGACAGTTGCTGAATTCTGGAAAAAGACTGATGTATAGATGTAATG CTTTTCATGCCTTGTTGATCAGCTCTGCAGCCTTTGGTTTGGCAGTCTACTGTGATGTTCCACTGACCATCGTTTACGACAAGTTCTACCAAATACTAACAGCAGCCTTGGTGTACTCTGTGTTCCTGAGTATAGCATTATACTTCAAATCAACATTAACTGCAGACTACAATTTGGCACCTGGTGGAAACACAG GGAGCATCATTTATGACTTCTTCGTGGGACATGAATTAAATCCTCGAATTGGAAGCTTAGATTTGAAGATTTTCTTCGAGTTGCGTCCAGGCTTGATCGGGTGGATTATGCTGAATTTCGTTTTTGTTCTGAAGGCGTATCAAGACACTGGTACACTACCTCCAGCACTCGCTATGGTTACAGCCTTTCAGACATTGTATATAGCTGACATTCTCTATTTCGAG AGTCATTTTCTAACAACGATGGATATTATGCATGATGGCTTTGGATACATGTtagcatttggcgacctggtgTGGGTACCTTTCTTGTACTGCCTGCAGACTCGCTATTTACTGGAGCACCCCAGAGACTTAACGTGGTATGCAATGTGTGGCATTGCTCTGCTTAACT TTGTAGGATATTACATCTTTAGATCTTCAAATTCTGAAAAGAATGAGTTCAGAAAGAATCCACATGATCCTAAGTTTGATA ATTACGAGACGATTCCAACAGCCTCTGGCAAGAAGCTACTTGTGTCTGGTTGGTGGGGAATGGTTAGAAAACCCAACTACCTGGGTGACCTGTGCATGGCTCTGGCCTGGTCTTTGCCTTGTG GTCTGAATGCTATACCTTACTTTTATCCAGTCTACTTTCTGATTTTTTTGGTGCACCGAGAGAGACGAGATAGTATTGAATGCTACAAGAAATATGGATCCAGTTGGGATCGCTATTGTCAGCGTGTCAAATACAAGATCTTTCCTTACATATACTGA
- the LOC121371504 gene encoding tubulin--tyrosine ligase-like, giving the protein MSDGQFTFISRDDVSSVYKAVQDYLIERRSWKRLPRDSDRFNLMLGERNRLPYSKLGQVRGLSQLVNYYRGSSVICRKVLMIKTLKQYCTTSNVPLFEWLPVSYIIYPKSRECQVSTSIPVTRPPQLDERNELLGIDKSFKSSGKDVIWISKITAGSKGEGINISRDVDELLNEIDSQKSAYVIQQYIDPPLLLEGGRKFDIRCWVLLDAEYSIYLYREGVLRTASELYSLDHLGDVTAHLTNHNLQEERSPNFGKYEDGNEMFYDQFDRYLQDKYNITMETTLLPQIKQVIKSCLGIIKEQINTDGLDYKCFQLFGFDFMVDENFKVWLLEINGGPACAQRLLPDLVRCLVKTAVDPIFPTDPSEQDEDNLFEKI; this is encoded by the exons ATGTCAGATGGACAGTTCACGTTCATCTCACGAGATGACGTCAGTAGTGTTTATAAGGCAGTTCAAGACTATTTGATTGAGAGAAGGTCATGGAAACGATTGCCCAGAGATTCGGACAGATTCAACCTGATGCTGGGTGAACGAAACCGACTGCCATATAGCAAATTAG GTCAGGTTAGAGGTCTTTCACAACTTGTGAACTACTACCGAGGTTCCTCAGTCATCTGTCGAAAAGTCTTAATGATTAA AACTCTTAAGCAGTATTGCACCACATCAAATGTACCACTATTTGAATGGCTGCCTGTCTCCTACATCATCTACCCCAAGTCCCGTGAATGCCAGGTATCAACATCTATACCAGTGACGAGACCACCACAACTAGATGAGAGAAATGAACTGCTGGGAATAGACAAGAGTTTCAAGTCCTCAGGGAAAGATGTCATATGGATTTCTAAAATAACAGCTGGGTCAAAAG GAGAGGGAATCAACATATCACGTGATGTGGATGAGCTTCTAAATGAGATTGACAGTCAGAAAAGTGCGTATGTGATCCAGCAGTACATTGATCCTCCGCTATTACTGGAAGGAGGTCGGAAGTTTGATATCAG ATGTTGGGTACTACTTGATGCAGAATATTCTATCTATCTGTACCGAGAAGGTGTTCTTCGTACCGCGTCAGAATTATACTCCCTTGATCACCTTGGTGATGTCACAGCCCACCTGACCAATCACAATCTCCAAGAAGAGAGGTCGCCAAATTTTGGAAAATACGAAGAcggaaatgaaatgttttatgatCAATTTGACAG GTACCTACAAGACAAATATAACATCACCATGGAGACAACACTTCTTCcacaaataaaacaagtcaTCAAATCATGTCTTGGAATAATAAAAGAG CAAATTAATACCGATGGTTTAGACTACAAGTGTTTTCAACTGTTTGGATTTGATTTTATGGTTGACGAAAACTTCAAAGTCTGGTTATTGGAGATCAATGGTGGACCAGCTTGTGCACA